A genomic segment from Triticum dicoccoides isolate Atlit2015 ecotype Zavitan chromosome 1A, WEW_v2.0, whole genome shotgun sequence encodes:
- the LOC119288799 gene encoding histone H3.2-like: protein MARTKQTARKSTGGKAPRKQLATKAARKSAPATGGVKKPHRFRPGTVALREIRKYQKSTELLIRKLPFQRLVREIAQDFKTDLRFQSSAVSALQEAAESYLVGLFEDTNLCAIHAKRVTIMPKDIQLARRIRGERA from the coding sequence ATGGCCCGCACCAAGCAGACGGCGAGGAAGTCCACCGGCGGCAAGGCGCCGAGGAAGCAGCTGGCGACCAAGGCCGCCCGCAAGTCCGCCCCGGCCACCGGCGGCGTCAAGAAGCCGCACCGCTTCCGCCCCGGCACCGTCGCGCTCCGCGAGATCCGCAAGTACCAGAAGAGCACCGAGCTGCTCATCCGCAAGCTCCCCTTCCAGCGCCTGGTGAGGGAGATCGCCCAGGACTTCAAGACCGACCTCCGCTTCCAGTCCTCCGCCGTCTCCGCCCTGCAGGAGGCCGCCGAGTCCTACCTCGTGGGGCTCTTCGAGGACACCAACCTCTGCGCCATCCACGCCAAGCGCGTCACcatcatgcccaaggacatccagCTTGCCCGCCGCATCCGTGGAGAGAGGGCCTAG